The sequence ttaactaaaacaataacgttatagcatatgtatccatgtttcttaactgatgtggttaaactggggggggggggaaccagactgtgttttagcacacatgaaaaacctaaaataaatccttatttcctccaacatgcacagtgtgatttattgctggcttgcTGTTGCAGTTGTTGCACAGATGGGAGAATGCCTCTCTCTTTTGCTTCCCGCTTACTCTAGGCGACAAAGGAAGAGCTGGATGTGGAGAGGGCGCTGCTGCAGGTGTGCTCTGAGCAGGGGGTGGTGGCCCAGAAGTTCTGGGGGTCGACGCTCTATCACCGGGACGACCTGCCCTTCAAGCACATTTCCAGGTGAGCTGAACCCCTAGCCCTGACCTTATAGTAGTaactgggaacctgtggcccttgatATGTTAGTGGGACTCTGTTTTGCAGGTTGCCCGATGTGTACACCCAGTTCCGAAAAGCCGTGGAGTCCCAGGTGAAGGTCCGGCCTCTTCTGCAAATGGCCACTCAGCTGAAGCCGTTGCCTCCAGGGGTGGAAGAAGGGAACATCCCCAAACTGGAAGATTTTGGGATGCAAGGTTGGGATGGTTCCGCCCAGCATTTTTCACTGCACCGGTGTTTATGGAGGAATAGGCACTGCTTATGCACAtcatatagaatcatagggtCCTCTAGTCTCAGGGTCGTCTTTACCCTTGGTTCAAGGGGTGTGGGCCACCTCagcgccaaattctggggggcgccaggtgtctggtgggcatgcagcttccctcccaagcctctcctCCTGCAGTGGCATGAGCTGCAAAAAAGCTCATTGGGGGCAATGGGCGGTTttttgcaccccggtgccgcatatgctaaagacggccctgtctagtctgaccccctccaatgcaggaatcacagctaaatctccccatcccccacccaccctggcaGCAAATGTTAGGATATTAATGTTCCATTCTACCCTAAGATTAACAGATATGtggattgttgcatgtcacatgttgtgctggtcccgagggttaaccgtgcggcgaggtccgagtccagtccgaggtcgagggtgcggtatggaggccgtctgtcaaagctgaagcagggtccaaggcagggattCGGgggaggtcaggaactctggcagaagagcagaacagggtgcaggcaggaacaggctaccaacaatgttgctccagcaacttgggactggggctggccgacttttatctgccccgaggcatagggtggccccagtcctcaggtgactcgcctctcctgccctggaggcgagccctcctcctgcaggaacttagttccctccgcctctctgccctgagcctctgcagctcaggagaggctggagggttaccagacccagaggcaacctcggcttcctctgacggggctgagagtggagcacctgcaggcaatgggtcctccatcacctcaggagccagagcagactcagctggtgcctgcacctgaggacccagcacaggtgaggacctttcaggctcatgccccagccccggctcagctggttctggaggcggggtctcctgtgcaggctgggattcctcaggttcagcctccgagtctgaatcccaggccatcacacatgtctgtttacattctagCACACCTTGCTGGGTACTTCCGTTTGCGTATTGCTTTTGCTTAGTGCTTCTTGCTCTGGGACATGAaagagagcagacatgtttttctctgtcctgaactatgctgaactatgcttgtaaatatgctttacctATGCCTCTGTTCACCACTTCTGTTGCGGGTTATTCACTCTGCTGGTTAAGGCGTGCTCAAGTTcctgaaggcttctgaagctgtgagtcgctgtttgatgctgttccaaagGACCGGAGTTTGCCCGGCTACCAGCCAGTGAGTTggggccagctgggggcctgcaaaTTGCCCCCGTTCCCTTGGACGCATCTCGACAGCATCTCCATCTAAACAGGAGAAcggcagcattttgttgcaaatcCTGCTTTGTTTAACTGGATAGCCAACCCCACCCCTAACTGCAGGATTTGGAGGGTGTTTTCAGGgcaggaattcccccccccctttttttgctcaagttttttcttcctccttcctcggCAGATCCGTCAGCCGAACCCCGCACTGCCTTCCCTTGTGGCGGAGGAGAGACACAGGCCTTACTGAGGCTGCAGCATTACTTCTGGGACACGgtaattcatagaattgtagaattgggaggggGCTTGTTTTGGTTTTGAGAGGAGGGCAGTGGGAGAGACAGTGCTTTgcgtttggggaggggggcagcctgGCTTAGcccccaataaaggtaaagggacccctgaccattaggtccagtcgtgaccgactctggggttgcggcgctcatctcgctttattggccgagggagccggcgtacagcttccgggtcatgtggccagcatgaataagccgcttctggcgaaccagagcagcgcacggaaacaccatttaccttcccaccagagtggtacctatttatctacttgcactttgacgtgcttttgaactgctaggttggcaggagcagggaccgagcaacgggagctcaccccgttgtgggcattcgaaccaccaaccttctgatcggcaagctctaggctctgtggtttagaccacagtgccacccgctttcCTAGCCTCCAATATCTCTAGCTAAAAAGTCTGTGTCAGCAAGGTTGCAGAACAGTCCTGATCTGGAACCCTGGAAAGGAGCTGCCGGCCCGTGCAGacaatcctggactagatggaacgATGTTCTGACTCGGTGCAAGAGAGCTTTACCTGCTCATCCGTCCGTCTGGTCTCTCCACCGCCAGGGTTTGTGTATACGCATGCACACATGGAGCGTAACCTTTAGTCGGGGATTGCTAAGCCCCGtttagctcaagggccacattcccttctgggcgaTCTTCTGAGGGCCAGAGGCAACAGAGGAAGGCTAGCTTGAAAAGCAAGCTAGTTTCTATGCACACCTCTCTGTCCTTCATGTAGGCAAACAAGAGACACCATCCGAATTCGTGGACACATTTCAGCGGGGCCAAAACCCTTGAGGCATGAGTCGGGGCCAGTGGAAGGTAGTGGTCAGGGGAGAGGTTTGAGGGCCGGATGGTGGCCCTCAGGGCCTCtctatcccccctcccccccagaccTGACGTTCTTCACCTCTGATTTAGTGAATTGCTGTGTTGTTTACTGACAGCTTTTAGGGACCCTTGTTCtgcaattgttttatttgttttattcttgTCATtttactgttgcaaattcccttggcatttaccgtatttttcgctctataagacgcaccagaccacaagacgcacctagtttttggaggaggaaaacaagaaaaaaaatattctgaatctcagaagccagaacagcaagagggatcgctgcgcagcgaaagcagcaatccctcttgctgttctggcttctgggatagctgcgcagcctgcattcgctccataagacgcacacacaattccccttactttttaggagggaaaaagtgagtcttatagagcaaaaaatatggtatttttaaaatggaaaatgtcgCAGAGATTACCTGTTTAATCGTTGAGATCTTTGTATTGATTGAAAGTCACGCAACATGCCCCCACCCCAATTAATCAGGCTGCAAATTGTGTATGTgttaaaaatgaattttatttaatAAGGGCAATATGAAAGTGCTTCCTTAGAAAAGGTATCTCCCTCTTCTTTCTCAGACAGGCAGGAATGCCTCTCCTAAGATGGTCTGGCCTGGACAAAGCAAACAGGGAAGGCTTTCCCTGAAATTGAGGTGTTGCTAATTCACTTGCACATTTCTGCAGATTTATTCGGTTAATTAGTTAGCTAACTGAAGACCTTATGGCTTGCTAAGGGTCTCATTTACACAAACATGCCTGCCCACCCCCATATAAATAATGGAATCCTCCAAGTTGCCCACTTATTCTGATTTGAGGGACCCATTTCACTGCTGCGTAACTCCTGATCCCGGACACTAGAGGGCTCTCTTAGATGTGGAAATCTTTGTCTCACAGGTTATGTTCATAGGTTCCATTTGTTCTACGCTGTCCAATTTGCAATCTCTTGCATTTATagaaaaagtgttgttgtttttaaagcacttttatgtTTCCTTTGAAATGCCTGACGTGTACGTCCATTTGCACAGAACCTGGTCGCTTCGTACAAGGAGACACGGAACGGATTGATAGGAGTGGATTATTCGACCAAGTTTGCACCCTGGTAAATGTATTCATGCACTTAGGATCGGGTAATCCTGTTTCAGCGACATCCGCCTTCTCAGTGGGCGTCACTCAACATGCATCCCAAGGTGGCTTTGGACAAAGAGCAGCCCAATTGCCTATTTATACGCATTTTTTTGCACGAATCCAAGTCAATGTTGTACGAAAGCCCACAGGAAGGTCCGCTTTGCATAACCTCACAGCTCTGAGCCACATGATATGCAAGTAATAGAATTCCAATCGTGGTTTTCAGTTGATTTAATTAAATATGAACTGGGATTTAATCAGTGTGAGTGGGTGGTGGTAATTGAGCATGTTGTTATGCACTTAAGATGGGCTATGCCTCAAATTAAACAAACAGTGGATGTTCTGAGTTCAGGTCCACCACCTAAATGATGGCATTCCACCCTCAGAGATCATGTTCCCTCATGACATCCTTGATTTGTCTTctaggctggctctgggctgcatCTCGCCCCGGTATATTTACGAGCAGATCCGGAAATACGAAAAAGAGAGGACAGCAAATCAGAGTACATATTGGTAGGATATGAACGACATGGCCTGCTTTGGAAACATTAACACGGGAGAGAGAAGTTTATCCTCTTGTTCACGTTCTGcctgcctctccccctccctctctttcttagacacacacatacatcacTCTGCAGCCATTGGCTGGGTTGCTGTGATGTCACGGAATGAGATAACTGACATTCTGACAGTGCGGAATGTGGATAGCACAGGTTCTGAGAGGGAAGTGAAAAATCAGTTTGAAAGAAAACCCTCACACAagatgccccccagatgttttaaaacaaaggttaaaaaaattaacgtttataatttgttggaagctgctcatagTGGctgggcaacacagtcagatcggcagcatataaataaaaaaatattattattattattattataggttgGATGTCTGTCTGCCAGGAattatttagctgagattcttgcattgcaaaagGTTGTAAtacctgtgtgtgtttgtttgtatttaCTCTCCTAGGGTGCTTTTTGAACTGGCGTGGAGGGATTACTTCCGGTTTGTGGCCCTGAAATACGGCAGGAGGATTTTCTTTGTGAGAGGTAAGCGAGTGAATTGCCCTTTCTGGTCAAGATGGTGGAAAGGAACCAGGCGTCTTTCTTGCATGgatgaaaaacaaaaacttctGACTCGCAAATGGCTGACGTCTGCCACATCTGTGGCCACGCCCACTTTTGCTTGTGCCGCGCCCACTTCCTGCAGCTGGCCCCTCCAAACCAGGGGCATGTGGCCTCTCAGAAGGTTGGCCAAGATGGAAGGCTACCCTCTGGATGGAAAAGGTTCCTTATTCCTGATCCCAACACAAGGAAATAATCCTTCCTTCCCGTTTATTCCTAGGCAAATTCGTTCAGATCTTATCAGTTAAAAGAGCAATTAAAACCCCCATGTTTTTAATCCCCCAAGAAAATGCAAGGTTCGCAGTTCAGTCCCATGGCTGCCTATGCATTTGTCTCCATTGGGACCTCCTCTTAGGTTTTACCACTCTGCTGTTGACTCAACAATATCAGTTATGTGTAGCcaaagatgtaccgtatttttcgctctataggatgcacttttttccctccaaaaatgaaggggaaatgtgtgtgcatcctatggagcgaatgcaggctccttggcttcagcgatagcaacgcgaagcctccgaaccACAGAGGGAGCTCTCCCTCCGCGTTCCTTGGCTTCGCGTttctttcgctgaagcctggagagcgagaggggtcggtgcgcaccgaaccctctcgctctccaggcttcagggatagccgcctgaagcctttggagcgcagcgggaactcgcgctgcgctccaaaggcttcaggttccttttgcaagactctcctggcttcagccgAGAGAgcgagctgcgcagcgccccttcagcgaagcaggaggagaaatggaaggggctccgtttctcctgccgcatCGCtgaggggcgctgagcagagagggggagaattttttttgccctgttctccccctcctatggtcccgtgcatcctatggtccggtgtgccctatagagcgaaaaatacagtagtttattATCTGCACTGGGTCCTTAGCACTGGAGAAGTTCCTCTTCACTTTTTTTACTGAACTTGGGCAATAAAGTCCAGCCTGGGTGCAACTTGAAGAGAAATGTGTTTTTGTGGGGCTTGGGGGAAGCTGGGTCACATTTTAAACAGCAATTATTCAAGACCCTGCtaccagaaaggaaaataaaaaaataaaaaaatggatgaACATTCCCTAAATATATGCAGGAGAAAAATGTGAACCCTAGTTTGAGAAAAGTACATATGCATACTTTGTACCTCTTGGTTTTGGATAGCAGCCTAACTCTCATTGCTGTGGCTGAACAGGATTCTTTGAAGACCCGCAGTCTTGTATGGAAAATCCCAGCTGCCGCTTCTGGAATAGAAACCCCTTGCCATCAGGCAATGCCCCCTAACCCCCAGCCAATCCTGTCTCCCCACACAGGGCTCCAGGATAAAGATGTTCCCTGGAAGAAGGACCCCAAACTGTTTGACTCTTGGAAAGGTCAGTAAACCAATGAGGGGCGAGAGATCTGCCTGCTGCCCCCTCTGCCATCGCCAGCTTCTCGTCCACAGTCGCCTACCCTGCTCATTCCAATGCTGATAATCACTTTCTCCTTTAATTCCGATTTTCACTCCCCTCTCTCATCTCAACTGGCAGggggaggtgccattttgtggttcgcctcgggtggcaaaatgtcttgggccggccctggccagccctaccattaggcagaattaAACCAGTAGAAGTTGGTCCATTAGAGGACCATTAGAGTTGGTCAGAGTGagaccagtggaggctggtcctcTGCCTGACCTCCAGCATCtctccccacacctgcctgccttcttaggcCACAGAccctcagctcccccccccttattccatgtaggaagggaggaagatgggAAAATCCACTTATAGGAACGCAGAGGAAGCTTGGCGTTCATTTCCTTCTTGATTTGTGTCCAATAAAACAGTCAGgctaactcggccctccagatgttttgggactacaactcctatcatcctgaccactgggcctgttagctagggatgatgggagttgtaggccaaaagcacaTGGAGGgtcgggtttgcctatgcctgcattaaaaAGCCTGTTTGCATCCCCTGTAAACTCAGGATGTTTGCGTTGCAATTCCGCATGATGGAATCTGAGGCAGCCTCCCGTCATACAGTTATTTACTGCAGTTTATAATTTAACACAACGTGGTGGTATATCGATCAAAAGGCTGCATTTCCATAGCGCAACAGGTCCTGCGGTGTAAACAGAATGTTAGAAAACGGTATTATTACCTGTAAAATTGAGGGAATAAGCCTAGTGTTTATTGTAGCCTGAGTTGGCTCCGCCCACCGTTGGCTGTGGCTCCGCCCACCGTTGGCCTACTTATCTCCGGCCCTACCAGAcccaattggcaccagccaccacaGAGTGAGACAACTGCCTTGGACTGCAGAACAGCAGGCGGGTGGCATTCGTGCCCCCATTTCTCCTGAGTACCTTAAGCTAGGCTACCCTCCATCTCTTGAGCTAGCCTGCTGTCCTCAGGTGGCTGGTCCATCACCGTCTTTCAAGTAAGATTTGAAGTGCTGATTCGTTCAGATTATGTAGGTGGGGAAACCAAAATGTTAAGGCCCAGATTATAGCACAGAAGCCCTCTTTCCCACCTCTCTGTTTGCAGAATGAAGCAGCATCTCAGTATTtatacagggacacgggtggcgctgtgggttaaaccacagagcctaggacttgccgatcagaaggtcggcggttcgaatccccgcgacggggtgagctcccgttgcttggtccctgctcctgccaacctagcagttcgaaagcacatcaaagtagataaataggtaccactctggcgggaaggtaaacggcgtttccgtgtgctgctctggttcgccagaagcggcttagtcatgctggccacatgacccggaagctgtacgccggctccctcggccaataaagcgaaatgagcaccgcaaccccagagtcagtcacgactggacctaatggtcaggggtccctttacctttacctcgggctaagaacttaattcattctggaggtctgttcttaacctgaaactgttcttaacctgaggtaccactttagctaatggggcctcccgctgctgccattccgccagcacatgatttctgttctcatcctgaagcaacgttcgtaacccgaggtactatttctgggttagcacagtctgtaaccagaagcgtctgtaacccgaggtaccactgtacaaaggtgtgtctgtgtgtgacttCTTGCTCCCGCAGAAGGAAAAACGGGGGTTCCCTTTGTCGACGCCAACATGCGTGAGCTGGCTGCCACGGGCTTCATGTCGAACAGAGGGCGCCAGAACGTGGCCAGTTTCTTGACCAAGGATTTGGGTTTGGACTGGAGGATGGGAGCCGAATGGTTTGAGTCCCTGCTGGTAAGATGGGAGCAACTTCGTTTATATCTTAAGGCCAGCTGGTTGCTGGAATTCGCCCTGGGTTTTGAGACGTATGCAGGATTGGAATAAGTTCCCAGGAGtcgtagaatggtagagttggaaaagggaccctggcggtcatctagtctaaaccgctgcaatgcaggaataatgcaATGCGTGAGTCTTTGGAGGAAGTATTGTAGAGTGTGCACAGTCTCACAGGCTCTGTGGAGATAtaggtgtgtggtgtgttttcttATTTATCTATTAGAATATTATAAACGGCTTAATAAAGATAATAATCTTTAGCGGTAGCCACCCAGCTGGGCTAAAGCCAGGGGCAGAGGATGttttcttccaaaaaaatatttaaatactgtaatacatcaaacattaaaagct is a genomic window of Podarcis muralis chromosome 12, rPodMur119.hap1.1, whole genome shotgun sequence containing:
- the LOC114607630 gene encoding cryptochrome DASH-like, with translation MAALRTALCVLRNDLRYHDNEVLHWAHSNADFVIPLYCFDARHYAETHYYQFPKTGPYRLKFLLESVEDLRETLKKKGSNLVVRKGKPEDVVCDLIAQLGSVAAVVFHEEATKEELDVERALLQVCSEQGVVAQKFWGSTLYHRDDLPFKHISRLPDVYTQFRKAVESQVKVRPLLQMATQLKPLPPGVEEGNIPKLEDFGMQDPSAEPRTAFPCGGGETQALLRLQHYFWDTNLVASYKETRNGLIGVDYSTKFAPWLALGCISPRYIYEQIRKYEKERTANQSTYWVLFELAWRDYFRFVALKYGRRIFFVRGLQDKDVPWKKDPKLFDSWKEGKTGVPFVDANMRELAATGFMSNRGRQNVASFLTKDLGLDWRMGAEWFESLLVDYDVCSNYGNWLYSAGVGNDPRENRKFNMIKQGLDYDSNGDYVRLWVPELQGIKGGDVHTPWALSTAALSQAGVSLGATYPLPVVMAREWSRHINQKPNSQGPALKGKKGPSYTPKQHKDRGVDFYFSRNKDLS